A genomic window from Triticum urartu cultivar G1812 chromosome 7, Tu2.1, whole genome shotgun sequence includes:
- the LOC125521267 gene encoding RNA polymerase II degradation factor 1-like, whose translation MPTFPTQQLTSLGHSSRHHQPTNPPSIATSTTIPCLRFLMAAATNTKPKRQHPAPVVDPKFEWADKAGTYVLRLSLEGFKKGDFRVQVDGAGRLTVSGARPGATPGSLHKVFQLPSTASLDDIAGRFESGVLTLTVPKRAYSAVPAPTSIEEIKRDKPGVAKEDVRPPPTKDVDGSDKKAASGGDSTTKPKEEIAKEEDVSNKAMDEATKNAQQQKQPEEASNHKQEEQKLAPEPEAKKEQEVKPEAPEKPAPEPEVAIDEKDKAVVDQESLAAGVRRRIEEEKAKAAAAAMEAKAVLEKKATACSGWKQRVAGGLEQLTDMKWADSVVEKARNNKEVVAIAIAAFSLGFFVSHKLFRK comes from the coding sequence ATGCCAACCTTCCCAACTCAGCAGCTCACCTCCCTCGGTCACAGTTCACGACACCATCAACCGACCAATCCACCATCCATCGCAACGTCCACCACGATTCCCTGCCTACGCTTCCTCATGGCGGCCGCCACCAACACCAAGCCGAAGCGGCAGCATCCGGCACCGGTCGTGGACCCCAAGTTCGAATGGGCGGACAAGGCCGGCACCTACGTGCTCCGCCTCAGCCTCGAGGGGTTCAAGAAGGGCGACTTCAGGGTGCaggtggacggcgccggcaggctCACCGTGAGCGGGGCGAGGCCGGGTGCCACCCCGGGCTCCTTGCACAAGGTCTTCCAGCTCCCGTCTACCGCCAGCCTCGATGACATCGCCGGCCGCTTCGAGTCCGGCGTGCTCACGCTCACCGTGCCCAAGCGCGCGTACTCTGCTGTCCCCGCGCCGACGAGCATCGAGGAGATTAAGAGGGATAAACCTGGTGTGGCCAAGGAAGACGTCAGGCCGCCGCCAACCAAAGACGTCGACGGCAGCGATAAGAAGGCGGCCAGCGGCGGCGACAGCACCACCAAGCCTAAGGAAGAGATCGCCAAGGAGGAGGATGTGTCCAACAAGGCCATGGACGAGGCCACGAAGAATGCTCAACAGCAGAAGCAACCGGAGGAGGCAAGCAACCACAAACAAGAGGAGCAAAAGCTAGCACCAGAACCAGAGGCGAAGAAGGAGCAAGAAGTGAAGCCTGAGGCTCCCGAAAAGCCGGCGCCGGAGCCGGAGGTTGCCATCGACGAGAAGGACAAAGCGGTGGTTGACCAGGAGAGCCTGGCGGCGGGCGTGAGACGGCGCATCGAGGAAGAGAAAGCCAAGGCTGCGGCCGCTGCCATGGAAGCCAAAGcggtgctggagaagaaggccacggcgTGCAGCGGCTGGAAGCAGCGCGTGGCAGGGGGGCTGGAGCAGCTGACAGACATGAAGTGGGCTGACAGCGTGGTGGAGAAGGCAAGGAACAACAAGGAGGTGGTCGCCATCGCCATCGCTGCTTTCTCGCTCGGCTTCTTCGTCTCTCACAAGTTATTCAGGAAGTGA